ATTTCGTGGTCTGCAATGAGAGACGCACCCTGCTCAGGTGACGTGCGCTCTCGTCGGTGAATTTGGGCCATCTGATTTATTGATCCCTGACCTACCGTGGGTTAGCTCAGGCTAACCCCCCTGCGGCACCTATCGAAGGTGGAGAAATTGGGAGGGCGAAGCAGCTGGTCGCTGTGCTGTCGCACTCGTGCTGCACACAAGTTCGCTTTTGCACAGTTTTTCACATAATCACTTCACTTgcacaaatacaaaaacacAAGCAATAATCAAAGAAGAGAGGGAAAGATaggaaagatatttttacaaaaataaaaataaatcagtcattttacacaatttacgtgtttgccaattttgctatTGCCTTTATTACAAGTGATTgtaacaataaaacaaaaggaaaaaaaattaaatgcttgcataaaatgattatagtgcaaaatcaatgtctatcaaattttactgttgtatccaaactaaataatttgtcttgaatatgaattattattttataaagctcAACGATATACTCTTTTTTCTAAGCGTTTATATTCTTTATATCCATAAACTTTGTAACTTAATTTGAGCAGCTATATAGCATATATGAATATTCttcaaaatgttgaaaaatacattaatttactgctaaatccattaattccatttttctctcttatttcttgttttgctgctttttggctAGATTAGTATTTTTGTGTTGACGAGGGTGTTCTAATGTGTTCTCGAGTAGAATTGCTGAATTCGGAGAAAAAATGTGGCATAGATGTTAAGCAATGAAGGTGTGTGTGTactgttttgaaattatcatTCCGTCCAATTGAACAGTGTAACATATAAGTGGTGGGctcgtgaaaaatattttatttcctaaggttatttaaaattgccgtAATATTTGGGTTTGTTGAAAAACGTAAAGTGAGAAATTGTTGGTacgcaaattatttatttatgaaggTGCGGTGTTGTTCTTTGTCCcccgtaaattaaaaaaaaaacgaaatttatttgtgattttagtgTTGATTTTGTGTATTATTGCTCAAGtgtgtgtgaatttaatttcatattaatatgTAGGTTTTCTCACTTGTTactttttttgtgttttgtattTACGTTTCAGGCAAAACTGTGGTGTATTATGTTTGTGGAAATGTCTTCTTTTTGAGTGTTTCTATTATGGTGAGTCTATTATTTGTCGTTCCGGCGGGATTTCTATAATGGCTGAATTCAATAGATCTATTgcacaatgaaaaatgatgttaTTCTTGAAATGTGGtataatgaaaatgcaaacgaaatcattccaattaaacttaatgttgccaacttaatttgattgtgtATGATCAGTATGATATGGGATAATATGttcaattatgcaaaaaaattaagaatccattttttacagtCTGAATTGGTTTTGCTTTACGCTCATCTagttgttgaatttaattgtttttggatatactttgaaacaacattcgtagaaaagagcaaaaaaggtaGATATCTGTTTGAGAGACTCAAATTTGTTGAACTCGAATTATAAGCTGCCGTTAACcgtgatctgatttttttcttgatgggAAACAAGTCTAATGTAGTCAATATACAATTACTGGAAACATCGTTGGGcttctgtaaattttacaaagtatTATTAGTATGTTCAATTTAATGGGTGGTACTAActcaaaattcattcaaatcttctatattgtaattaataaaaataactcattaatggaaattaatcaatttgatattatattttaaatattaaacatctattttttttcaaaagataaataacttttatatCTGTGCCATTGTTATACTcttaggtaaaatttaaattatcgttgGAAATGCTCAgtatttcgaaattattaattcaacttgttatcttatttacaataatctagctttttaatttatttcttaaatcaattcaactctcaaaactctttaaactcaaggctactcaaaattaattctctaccTGATTATTGCTTTAACATGAGCATTTCAAAGAATCTGAAAAGAATacgaaattaaactgaaaataaaatttaattagaacagAACAGGGAGTTAGGGGAGATGCACGACTTTTCTTGTAGTAATCGTCGAGactaattgtttatatttacaagTATTGACATTGACAATGTTGAtaccctttatttttttgaaaaaaaattgtaaccgtaaattgtattagaaatgtgtggtgaattttttgtataatgtcacaaaaatgttatgtttGCTACACTCTGCCTCTGCGTACATTATTGCTGTTGCATGCCTAACCGGgagtaattttctattatgttAAACCAAcgctaccgccgccgccgccgcgtgtctgTTTCTATTTCTCTGTCTCTGTCACTTATGTCATGCTATGCTCAAAAATCTCTCAAGATTACAAAATCTGCTTTGCTAATAACTatctttttctctaattatgtttccaatgaaattaatttttctttaactgcGGTTCACTGGACTATTATTCAACTCGGCTAAAGAATAAGACCAACAATCAGTCATCATTATTACTAACTTGGCTGCTCACGCGTTGCAGTAAGTTGAAATACTTATGAGATgttagtaatatttatttgccttctGCCTATATTAGCAGTCAGAAATCCTCAGGCTAAGATCTGTGTTTTGCTGGCCATGCAAAAACACAGGACTAGATTTGCTAAGTGACTTCCAAACGTTAATAAAGTCCAGTctcccaaaatttatcaaactatgaaaattgcaaaatgattgaataattaatattttttttttatgaaaatttaatatcttttaatttattaaatgaaaaagataAAGGATCGTGAGttgttcgaattttaaaattgatttgagtgatatggtttattgaaatcgaagtgattctattaaattatgctaaaagGCTTCCAATCAcggaattgatttgaattaaaagttacgTTAGCATTGGGGTTtcgttgagaattttaataaaataaattaaattttcttatggctggctggcgcgcggGAATGGGGGGGGGGTTAGGCGCTTTTTGTTTAACTctctttttgctattaaatgaatatctgattgcatattcattataatttcttgatttgagCAGTGAGAAGGGTGTCATGTCAATACTCtattaataactaaaatatatatacacattccATGTTTAATTGAAGTACCTTGTCTTTAATGCTAAATCAATAGAACTCATCAGAGAAGCGATTTAATGGGATTCGCCATTTATCAGAGGGATAAATACTTTTAGAATTGCCTTCTTTTTTTGGCTTCATGTATTCTTTCtattccaacaaaataaacagttctTTGCTTCAGACCTTAAGGTTTAGTCACGTATGTATACGCCTTGTTATATTGGTGAGTTTCCTGGTGGTTCGAGGTGGATATTTTAcgctcaatttctctttttcctccttgtcgCGCTTAATACTTTGACTTTACATTCTACAAAAGTGTCCCTTTGATCGCTTTGAGAAAACTAGACTCGAGAAATATCTTTACTCATTGAGTATCATATGcataacttttataaattatcgccactttgttttgaaccttttttcctttaatatcgTGAATATCTAGAAGTTCGTCTCGTTTTGTGTCTACCATGCTCACACGTACCGTTGAGGTATATTGGAAAAGtataccaaaaaattagagtttcgAAACACATATTATGTTCACCTTGATGGTGCAAATAagccgctgcttttatcgCAACATACatactcattattttctttttattttcacgaaattCTGTGAAATTTCCATAACTCTTAATTTCCTATGCAGGGTTTAACGCAGTGATAACTCATTCTTTACTTGTCATTTCTCTTCAATCATTATCCAAAAACCGTGTGTTTCCGAAATgtaaccaagatataaaaaaattcaattttgtgacataCTATCTCAGAAGATAATATGGGCCTTTATACACACTTTTTTCACACATAAGAACGCACCATGGGAGGATATGGGGCAGGGATAGAGGAAGGCGGAGGTTGGGCGCGAGTTGGGCGCAAGTAAGGCGCTAGCTAGGCGGAGGTAAGGCGCGAATTGCGCGCGAGTTgggagagaaataattttgcgcgAGTTGTGCGGGAGTTTTTCACAACGTTGGCCGCGCGAGTCAGCCGAAGAGAGAAATCGGCGCAGAGAGTAAATTATGAGTGTTGGCTCTCGAGGTACATGCGAGTCGCGCTGTGTGTAAGTTGGCGCAGAGAGGAAGGTGCGAGTAGGGTATGAGATAGGCTGGTATGGTTCTCGAGTTGGGAGAGAAACAATTCAGTGCGAGTTGTGCGGGAGTCGGGCGCACACGCTTTCTTCCTCACGGACGGACGACTCATGCAAAAGAGAGTAAACGGCGCACAGAGAGAGTTAATTATGATTGTTGCCGCTCGAGATGCATACGAGTCGCACTGTGTGCAAGTTGGCGCACCGGGGAGAGAGGAAGCCGCGAGATAGGCTGGTATGGGTCTCGAGTTGGGAGAGAAATAATTCAGTGCGAGTTGTGCGGGAGTTGGGCACGCACGTTTTTTCCTCACGGATGGTCAACTCATGCAAAGAGAGTAAACAGcgcacagagagagagagagagagagagttacTTATGAGTGCTGCGCGCGAGATGTGTGCGATTCGGTCGCGAGTCGGAATGAGAGACACGCAGAGAGAATTTGCGCGAGCCGAGCACTTCACGAggatgtgatttttaattgtagcgGTGTAGAAcggagagaaaatatttatcgcaGTAGTGGCGTGACACGCAGTACatgcatttatattttgtagcGGGGCGCATCGGCGCGCTCGAGAAAGAATTCTTCAGTAATATTTCTGCTGGgatgaataaaaagcagcacgaGAGAAAAGGTGACCGAAGCCCGAGCATGTGTGTGGCGGGCAAGTGGCCGCAGATGTATCAGCGCGTTAGCTCGGTTGAGGAAAAAACTGCCTTGTGGACACATAACCCTGTGTGTTCAATGTGTCGATATTGCGTGTGGCGTATGTGAAAAAACAATTgttggccaaataaaaattgcaggttCACTCTgatacaaatatttgttttcaattagtGACCTTTGATCGTAAAGAGGGTGGAGCTTAAATTATTGTGGTAGGGCAGGGTCGTGCTTTTAAAAGCCCGTGTCTCATGTTAAATCGTCACTCCTGTCACTGTATCCCGATGGAGGACACACGAGAGCCACATACAACGGAGGAGGAAGGCAGGCAGCAATGTTGCAGCCACGATCCAGATAATGCggtaaatataatatttcgcTCGTACCCACGacactttttaattgtataaTGCCCCTCTTCCATTTTACAGATGGTCAGAGATGCTGAACTTTTCTGCGCGTTGATATACGGACTCAGAGGCGGCAACCCCGGCACAGCAGTAAGGACGATGAAAACTCGGTGTATGTTGAATGTGACTAACTCTTTATTATAATATGTTCGCAGCCGCCTGCACAATATGTATTGAGAAGATCcagtttgtaaattttgaagaaccGCGTGAATGTTACCACATAGCCTCTCTCCGCAAGGCATTTCAATCGCAGATATGTAGTACGATTTTATTATATCATTAATCGCACAAATATTTCTTCATCTGTTCATAGATTTCCGAGAGAAACTGCCCAATGCAGAGCAAGTCATTATTCGTTACCGCCAGGCGTTGAATTTTCTCCTGGTGCACATTTCTTCAAAagatgttaaatattaaagcaaATACTCTGTTTTGTAAGTACGTTCTtcataatgtgaaatttactGTGCGTTGTCTTTatcgaacaataaaaaagatcaaagtgaatacttttgttttttgtaaGTACGTTCTtcataatgtgaaatttaatgtaCGTTGTCTTTATCGAacttataacaataaaaaagggtattcaaatgaaatgcatggtgtttctttttcaaaacattaaatcaTCAGATTTTATTGAGATGTCAAAGAATGAATACAGAAACGCTTGATCTCACAGAAGCAGGCGTAGTAGTCCAGGGTGGACAGCGCCTCTCCCTTCTCGTCAGGTTCGAAGTTGATGTCGTCTGTCTTCATCTCGGAGAGGTATTGCTCGGCTCGTCCTACTTCCTGCGGGTCGCTGAGCTTGAAGTGTGTTGCCAAGTGCACCTTCATGACATCGCTCATCTTTTTCAGCTCAGCGGAGTACTTGCTCAGCAGGCCGAACGTGTGAACAATCAGCGGCATGATGGTCCGCATGAATTGCCAAGTGTAGCAGTTCATGATTAAGAGCTGCCCGTTCGGCTCGGATCCGTCAACGCGGACGAAAATCGCCTTTTTGTTGTAGTGATAGCCAAATTCAACAGTGGCGCTGTCCGTCAGGCGCAAAATCTTGTTCTGAGGATCCGCGTCTGCTTTGAAAAACTCGGTGAATTTCTCAAAGCAGTCGATGAACCTCACAGAAGCTTCGTGCTGCAGCTTCACACCGCGGGTTCCTGGTTTTTTAAGTAGAATGACGGGGTTGTAGTCTTCAAGAGGATCGCAACCAATGATGATCTGCTTGCCGCCGCTCTTGTTGATGGGGTAAATCCTGCGGAGAACCTCATGGCATCTGTCCACCGGATCATAAgtgattttcttcttcttgtcCAGAACAGTCTCCTCCAGCGGCCTTGCGTACGGCTTATCACCGCGATTAAACAGAAATTTCCTGTCCATATGGCTGCTTGTTGGCGAGACCGGTGATGATACTTGTCGCGTGACTGGAGCCTTGCTACTTAGACCCGTCCACCGCGAGAACATTTATACCTTTGGACCGCCATCTGGTGGTTAGATTGGAGGACTTAGAGTTCCACCCCCAAACGATTCATTAGATTTCCACAGGCAAGTGCGATAAAGTCGTCGTTTTGCTGCTTGTTCTCCGTCATGCTATTCTTAAACGACTTTATGACCCCCATTTTTGAAGCGAGGAAAAGTAAAGCGTACCCACCACACACAACGGAATTTACCGACTGgtaacattttttgttgtacGTGAATTTTCCTTGcctcttcaaaaatttctcgTGTGTTGGAACGTGCGGTCCCATCCCGTACGagtcgaaaaatattatttttccgcgCACGGGGAGATAAATCGAGATCCAATGACCGGTGGTTTCTCTCGATGGGGCCGTGTTAACTACGATCGCTGCGGGGCGCTTGAGTTTTCTGCGAGGAAGCATATCCGCGGCGTACACGCCAACGTGCGTATTACTTTTCGCTCTCTCCTGAAGACCCGCCAAGCAGCTTTTCAACATCACCGTGTCCatctagaaatttttttatgactCTCGCACTCGACTCGGCGCAGCGCGCGtctgatgaaaaatgtaatttgcaaGCGGCCGTGGCTCCGCGCACACTGGGGCAGCCGTAGAAAGAAAGATCGTGAACGCGCCTGCTTAGTATCTCGCTCAGATAAGCTGCTTTGGTGCTGCCCTTTGTAACAATGTATTTGTAGCCGGGTGCAATCATATTTATACTCAAGATGAAGTCGGTCATTGTGCAGTTGCCCATGTGCCACGGTATTTTGTGATAATAACGCGAATTCCACGCGatcgtttttttctctttgtcgCTCAGCGAACTGAAATCCATCCCGGgctttatcaaatattttctggacAAGTCATCCGCCAGCAAAAAAACTTCTTTTGGCAGAAACGACGAGCAGCAGAAGCCCTGAACCTCTACGATCAGAGCCATCTTCCCTTATGACGCTACCGTACGAATAGCTATTTCTTATATTGGATCATCACCTCTCTGTTTCGGTCTATCTCCAGCGTTTCAGGGTACTCGGCATGACAAACGACATTAACGACGTGCGCCAGCGGGATTTTAAATGTTAGTTCAAGCCGTACGTTCCCTTGCTGCGGCGGCGAGCAGTAATCGAAACTGGCACTTTCGTTTGGCGAGAGGTCATAGGCGTACAGGCAGTAGCCGTCTTTATAGTCCTGCCTATTCACGCAATAGCCATCGTCCGCCAGAAAATTACCAGTCGAAATGAAAGAGAACATGAATGGGACAAGGTAGTTTTCATTTCCTGCGAAGTTCAGCGAGTACGGCGAGgagtttacaatttttccgtTTATGGATAGGGTGAGCTGCGACACCGAGTAGTTCTGGAAATCAAAGCAGTTTTCCATGTAGTTCCCCGAAACTGCggaatttttaacaagacCAAAAATTATCCTTGTGGGCACGCGTCCGAGAAATAAGTTCTCGAGCGTGTGATGAGTGACTCCAGCTGGTATAGTCCAAGTGTTCATTTCTACACGCGTGTAATTATATTTGGCCGTAACATTTTGCAGCATTTTCGCGTGTGCCAGCATGATGGTGGGGCTTACATTTACTTTTCTCACATAGAGAACAGCGTCGTCGATCACAATTTTAGGCGCTATGTCACTTTTGCTCACCATGCACACGACGCTGTCGGGGTTTCGTGTTAAAGTTAACCTCATGTCAATCTCGTTCAGCAGCAGCTTGCCGCTGTTACAAACGTCCAAACTCAACCGCCCCATGAGCTCAACGCTCTTGCCTCCTTTAACATAACTCATCCGCTCGATGTGTGTTGGCGAACATAAATCTGCAAAGCCGCCGGCTTGATCCATGGAGAAAAGTCCGGCGGTCAGATGAGACTTTTTAGCAGTTTCATTGTAGCTGAACAAAGTCTCCAGGTAGGACCTGAAATGGTTCAGATTTGACGACGACGAGACGCAAGTTTGATTTAACTCGAATTTAACTTCGCTGAACAGGCTGTTGAGTAGATTGTTCACAAAGGAATATTCAACGTCTCTGCTGTCTGTCCCTAAAGCGAACGCAAACCCTGTTTTCCCGTCCACAATTCGAATTTTTGCATAAAGCAATGTCTTCGAAATATCCAAATAATTATCTCCGGCACCTGGCACTTGGAATATAATCGGGCCTGCATTATCCAGTGTCTGCAGTGGCCTGTAGCTCACATAATCTCCACCCAGAATACTTGTCTGCACGACTTGTGGAGCGAAAATATCCAACTCAGACACTATTGCCTCGTCTTCCATACTTGCAAACTACGAAAAAATATCCCGCTTTCGAGGcttctttattttccttttgttatttttctgggATCTACTCTTGTTTGCTCTCCTCACTCGTTTACGCTTAGTGACAGACTGGCTCGTCGACCCCCTCCGCTTTCTTTTTATAGCGCCCATCCCGAGCAACGAGTTCACCTTTTCAGCTCCTTTACCACCAAGGTTTGCGCCAGCGTTGGTGATGTGCGTTTTGAGGCTGTCCTTAAAGTCTTTTTTCGGGTCGAACGAGTCTTTCAATATGTTAACCCCGCTCGAGAGAAGCTCACTTCCGACCGCCTTCAGTCCACTCTTCACGTAGGGAAATAGCCGCCTGAGTAGCGACACCAACGTCGATCCAACGCCAAGACCTTTCTGTACCCTTTGAAGCTTGGCATTTCCACCCACGCCCTTGGCCTGAGCTACGTAGTACGCATAATATCTCTGGTCAGCCATTGTTTACTCTGCGAAGCACGAGAAGCAGCTGGACTGATCCGCCGAGGAATGAGGCTGAATTAAAGTTGCGGTCCTTTATATGCAAAGTGAGATGCTCCAGCCGCTTTTTTTCCACAggcagaaatattaatttgttgaaagCCTTGTAGTGATCGTAACCGTGCTGATATTTTTCTCGAGGCACAAGAAAACTCCGCAGCACGCGCTCATGcttgttatttataatttgatcaGCAGTGAAATCACTgcagatatttaaaatctgaacATGGCCTTTATTCAGATCAGGATATTTTACCCCGACGATTTTTTCGCCAAAGCTAATCAGATTCGCATTGGCAAACCCTAAAATTTCAGCGAGTCTTGGCGATAATTTCAATCTCCATGCCGCGTTTTCGCCCTCCTCCTCATGCCTGAGATATAAATTGTACGTGACCTCCGACGTTGATAACTTGACTAGACCTTTGTCCGTAATTTCAAGCCAAACGAAACGATTGTAAAGTGCATTAAATGCGGATATGTACGATTTTAAATCGTGGTAGCAGTCGGTCTTTGCGCTAAGTCGTTTTTCGGATATTTTGAAGCGCGCTCTCTCCTCAAGGGACAGTCTGTCGTACAGTACGCCGCTGtcagaaataatttcctcGGCATTTTTTCCGTAACTGATCAAGGCAGCGTAACATTCGTCTGAAATCACGTTTGCAAGTGTAcctggataaaatatttcgcagACCGCAGCCTCGTAACCTGCACTCAGGTCGAGAGCTCTCCCCAAGTGAACAGTGAATTTGCTGGTCTTGTTTCGCTCTGCAAACGTGCATTGCGAGTCGCTCGCCAGAGTTAGATAAATAGGGTCgctcataatttttccaaatcgGTGGCTTTTATCCACGAGTTGAATGCGTCCGGATAACCTCTCCACTTGACGTACAACTGCCTACTGCCAGCTTTTCCTCTCGACTTGATCACATAGTCTATTTTGTAAGCGGTCTTGTCATCGGTGATTACTTTTTGTAGTTCTTCTGCATAAAAAACACCCGTTATCTGCACCCCCTCCAGATCCTTCAGCCTGAAAACTTGCGGATTTCTGCGCAGCACCTGGtcaatgacaaaattttcataagtAAAATTGTGCTTGTAGCCCTTGGAGAACgaatttttcttgctggaaattttgacgACGTCGCCAACTTTGAATTTCGGTTTGGACAAATTTCTAACTTGCAACTTTGGATACCGCCCCACTCCTGAATAAAGatatttccatattttgcTCACGTTCCGCGACGTCACGTTGGCAGGTTCGCAACCAATGCTCGAGTGCCAAGAGTTGTTATACGCGCGCACGACACATTTTATCCGATCAACATATTTGTGATGCCCTTTGTTCGTGAAGTACTTGtaaagttttgttttgatcGTACGAATGAACCGCTCTACAATCGCGCACTTGACTTCATTGTTGGTCGTAATGTGCttgacaaataattgtttgagcaatttttgcacCTCGCTCGAGATAAACTCGGTCCCCTTGTCGCTTCGCAGCAGAATAGGCGTCcccattaatttgaaaatttttctcaacccATCAGCCACAGCGCGGCCCGTCTTGTCCACCAGCGGCTCTACTTGTGCGTATCTGGAGAAGACGTCTATGACGACGAGCAAATATCTcacgtttttgttttcattggaGTAAGGTTGAAATTCAGCAAGGTCGCACTCGTATTGATACCTGAGCGTCGGCACAATGTATctatttctggaaaaatttctctttataGGCTTGTGAAGCGTGTACGTGTCATTTCTTTGCAGAAATTCCAGCACGATTTTTCTCGGGAGCTTCGaatattccattaattttgacaCGCCCGCGAAACCAGCAGGATGCCCTACATCATGGTATATTTTGGAGAGCAGTCTCGCGTCGTCTTTACTCAGCTCGCGGGACATCCTTTTCGCATTAGTTCGTTTctgtgaataaatatttctcagcCTGCAAAATTCTTAtatagtttgaatttttttcttaataaggTTTCCAACTATAGTTGCACAGTCTTCTTAATTTATGAACCCCACCATCGAGGCTTTTATCGGTGGCGCTAGTCGTCGTTTTCAGCTCTGGATTATTTATGAGAAAACGTGGACCTTTCAACTCTGGGTTATTTATTATGGTGGTTGGAACGTCCATCTCTTTTAAAAACGCTTTAAACCGGGCCCAACCCAATGTATTTGGCGGGGTTTTGCTCGACAGAGAAATCGCGAACAGTTCCTGCAAATTACCGATCGTCAATCCATCTATCTGGGTCACCCCATCAGAGGACCATTGTATTCGAGCGCAGTTTGTTAGAAATCCGTAAAGTTTTCTCGCCTGCTGCATTTTCGACTCTGACTTTATTCCACTCAGGATTTTATCCATCGTCGAGACCTCTGAATCCTCGTCACTGTCATCTGATTCTTCGCGGTTTTTTAactctgtttttctttttgttctcCTTATCATCATCATGTAGCGATCGAGGGTCGCTTCGTA
The nucleotide sequence above comes from Cloeon dipterum chromosome X, ieCloDipt1.1, whole genome shotgun sequence. Encoded proteins:
- the LOC135945123 gene encoding uncharacterized protein LOC135945123 encodes the protein MFSRWTGLSSKAPVTRQVSSPVSPTSSHMDRKFLFNRGDKPYARPLEETVLDKKKKITYDPVDRCHEVLRRIYPINKSGGKQIIIGCDPLEDYNPVILLKKPGTRGVKLQHEASVRFIDCFEKFTEFFKADADPQNKILRLTDSATVEFGYHYNKKAIFVRVDGSEPNGQLLIMNCYTWQFMRTIMPLIVHTFGLLSKYSAELKKMSDVMKVHLATHFKLSDPQEVGRAEQYLSEMKTDDINFEPDEKGEALSTLDYYACFCEIKRFCIHSLTSQ
- the LOC135945133 gene encoding uncharacterized protein LOC135945133: MILVPENGAVDVARAPAPVNDFSELDRDMEKILNDKHLSDFIKWKRYEATLDRYMMMIRRTKRKTELKNREESDDSDEDSEVSTMDKILSGIKNRYIVPTLRYQYECDLAEFQPYSNENKNVRYLLVVIDVFSRYAQVEPLVDKTGRAVADGLRKIFKLMGTPILLRSDKGTEFISSEVQKLLKQLFVKHITTNNEVKCAIVERFIRTIKTKLYKYFTNKGHHKYVDRIKCVVRAYNNSWHSSIGCEPANVTSRNVSKIWKYLYSGVGRYPKLQVRNLSKPKFKVGDVVKISSKKNSFSKGYKHNFTYENFVIDQVLRRNPQVFRLKDLEGVQITGVFYAEELQKVITDDKTAYKIDYVIKSRGKAGSRQLYVKWRGYPDAFNSWIKATDLEKL